One Ricinus communis isolate WT05 ecotype wild-type chromosome 7, ASM1957865v1, whole genome shotgun sequence genomic region harbors:
- the LOC8285135 gene encoding S-adenosyl-L-methionine:benzoic acid/salicylic acid carboxyl methyltransferase 3 translates to MEVVRERHMNGGTGENSYAQNSLLQQKVISMTKPIIEKAMANLYCSSFPESIAIADFGCSSGPNTLITISEIIKAAENNCRKLGRRSPEYHVFFNDLPSNDFNTIFRSLPSFQEKLKQQSIGPCFFYGIPGSFYGRLLPRNSLQFAYSSCSLHWLSQVPEGLESNNGKIHMSNTSPPSVLKAYYAQFQTDFITFLKCRSEELIPGGHMVWTMTGRRSKDPSSKDDYYLWELLAMTLNQLVLEGAIDKEKFDSFNIPQYTPSIFEVISKIEEEGSFLIDQLEVYEQHWNAYHDEPNLSEDFKDPGYNVAKFARAVSEPLIISHFCLDKAIMDKIFDRYRTMLNDYMAKEKTKFVNLIVSVVKKEI, encoded by the exons ATGGAAGTAGTTCGAGAGCGTCACATGAATGGTGGAACTGGAGAGAATAGCTATGCTCAAAACTCTTTGCTTCAG CAAAAAGTGATATCCATGACAAAGCCAATAATAGAGAAAGCCATGGCCAATCTCTATTGCAGCAGCTTCCCAGAGAGTATAGCTATTGCAGATTTTGGTTGCTCTTCGGGGCCAAACACTCTAATTACTATATCTGAAATCATCAAAGCAGCAGAGAACAATTGTAGAAAGCTGGGTCGTCGATCCCCAGAATATCATGTGTTCTTTAATGATCTTCCAAGCAATGACTTCAACACTATTTTCAGGTCTTTGCCAAGTTTCCAAGAAAAGTTGAAACAACAAAGTATTGGgccttgtttcttttatggaatCCCTGGTTCTTTCTATGGTAGGCTCTTACCTCGCAACAGCCTGCAATTCGCCTATTCTTCTTGTAGTCTCCACTGGCTCTCTCAG GTTCCTGAAGGGTTGGAAAGTAACAATGGAAAGATTCATATGTCTAATACAAGTCCACCAAGCGTGCTAAAGGCCTATTATGCCCAATTTCAAACAGATTTTATCACATTTTTGAAGTGTCGTTCGGAGGAATTGATTCCGGGTGGACACATGGTATGGACAATGACGGGAAGAAGAAGTAAAGATCCATCTTCCAAGGATGACTATTATCTGTGGGAGCTTTTGGCGATGACTCTCAATCAATTAGTTTTAGAG GGAGCgatagataaagaaaagtttgaCTCCTTCAACATTCCTCAATATACACCATCGATATTTGAAGTGATATCTAAAATTGAAGAGGAAGGATCTTTCCTTATTGATCAGTTGGAAGTTTATGAACAACACTGGAATGCTTATCACGATGAACCTAACCTTTCTGAAGATTTTAAAGATCCAGGATATAATGTTGCAAAGTTTGCAAGAGCAGTGTCTGAGCCCCTTATCATTAGCCACTTCTGTTTGGACAAAGCTATTATGGATAAGATTTTTGATAGGTACAGGACAATGCTGAATGATTACATGGCAAAGGAGAAGactaaatttgttaatttaatagtGTCTGTGGTTAAGAAAGAGATATGA